The Thermococcus sp. M39 genome window below encodes:
- a CDS encoding 4Fe-4S binding protein, with product MGNLGEKKHPEGLKVKIARKFVSFILPDVRKLVPEGTPLIEPSPNSPIGMRVPEVIAVSGNIGWHALKLFAVLPYLLKTVFYARKSVMSIKKNPPNAKKKADEKFFRELESYARKLGISAIGYTEVPREYIFRNRVLLFKNAIVLIMDMDKEKINKAPSIAAGKEVWRTYAELSKAVYKLAEFMRKRGYNAQPDPPIGGSTNFVLLAQKAGLGYIGKHGLLISEKNGPSQRIAAIYTDLELPFTDSNVDKYSWIPEFCEVCNRCVFACPAKAIYSEPKILPNGRRQYIDYEKCAVVFSRTLGCGVCIKECTFFKGDFEKIRTAYERLSSRSARKTQGQP from the coding sequence GTGGGAAATTTAGGAGAGAAGAAACATCCAGAAGGTCTGAAAGTAAAGATTGCAAGGAAATTTGTTTCTTTTATCCTCCCAGACGTTAGAAAACTCGTGCCAGAGGGAACTCCACTCATAGAACCCTCTCCAAATTCTCCCATAGGCATGAGAGTTCCAGAAGTCATCGCCGTTAGTGGAAACATTGGTTGGCATGCCCTAAAGCTCTTCGCAGTTCTCCCATACCTTCTAAAAACAGTTTTTTATGCCCGGAAATCTGTGATGAGCATAAAGAAGAATCCTCCCAATGCTAAGAAAAAGGCAGATGAAAAGTTTTTCAGGGAATTAGAATCCTATGCGAGAAAGCTTGGAATTTCCGCCATTGGCTATACAGAAGTTCCAAGAGAGTATATTTTCAGAAACAGGGTGCTTCTCTTCAAGAATGCGATTGTTCTGATAATGGACATGGATAAAGAGAAGATAAACAAAGCCCCAAGCATAGCGGCGGGCAAAGAAGTGTGGAGAACCTATGCTGAGCTCAGCAAGGCCGTTTACAAGCTGGCGGAGTTCATGAGGAAGAGGGGATACAACGCACAGCCTGACCCTCCTATCGGTGGCAGCACAAATTTTGTTTTACTGGCTCAAAAAGCTGGACTCGGCTATATCGGGAAACATGGGCTTCTAATCTCCGAGAAAAACGGTCCATCTCAAAGAATCGCGGCTATATACACAGATTTAGAGCTCCCATTTACCGATTCCAACGTGGACAAGTACTCATGGATCCCGGAGTTCTGTGAAGTCTGCAACCGTTGTGTCTTCGCATGTCCGGCTAAAGCCATATATTCGGAACCTAAAATCCTGCCAAACGGACGTAGACAGTACATAGACTATGAAAAGTGCGCGGTAGTCTTCTCCAGAACTCTTGGGTGCGGCGTCTGTATTAAGGAATGCACCTTCTTTAAGGGTGACTTTGAAAAGATAAGAACAGCTTACGAAAGGCTGTCGAGCAGATCTGCCAGAAAAACGCAGGGACAACCATAA
- a CDS encoding DUF2391 family protein, whose protein sequence is MSEELKQLNERFKRLSEQIDGLEKKLEKRPDKLGWDDIAQEIIGALTFALPFLFTEEIWNIAKSLTTERAVGILILTLSIAYLFIAKARVSNIEREELFHIPKRLLTVVLISYLTSAGLIYLYGINRLAEFSLAQYISATIIISTFAVIGAIAVDMVK, encoded by the coding sequence ATGAGTGAGGAGTTAAAGCAACTTAATGAGCGGTTTAAAAGGCTTTCAGAACAAATTGATGGGTTAGAGAAGAAATTAGAGAAAAGACCTGACAAGCTTGGATGGGATGACATAGCTCAAGAGATCATTGGTGCTTTAACCTTTGCCCTGCCTTTCCTCTTTACCGAAGAAATTTGGAATATAGCAAAGTCTCTAACCACGGAACGAGCAGTTGGAATTCTAATTCTGACCCTCTCAATTGCTTATCTCTTCATAGCAAAGGCAAGAGTTTCGAATATTGAAAGGGAAGAGCTGTTCCATATACCAAAACGCCTTTTAACAGTGGTTTTAATTTCATACCTGACCTCAGCTGGTTTGATTTACCTATACGGCATAAACAGACTTGCTGAGTTTTCTTTGGCTCAGTATATAAGCGCGACCATCATAATAAGCACTTTTGCTGTAATTGGAGCGATAGCTGTTGACATGGTGAAGTGA
- a CDS encoding MFS transporter: protein MNKEKKIFGISWNVFLLGIVSFLNDMSSEMIAPIVPAYLTEVLKIGKLASGSIMGLIESLSSLFKVIFGYISDKFRQRKVFVTLGYALSTISKGALAFTHSWWDFLSLRIIDRVGKGVRTAPRDALIAESTEKGKTGKSFGFHRMMDTMGAFAGPLVAIGLLALFSKYPIDVAYRRIFLLSALPGALSILIIIFFVKDTGGEVKKKIKGISALKSRNLELFLLVIAIGALGRYSYAFTMWKAQELGYSVVQSLGFYALFNAIYALSAYPIGVYSDKVSKKAVIAAGFGVATLAALTFAYAKTLWMLLVGFVLYGVYLAIEDTIPRAYMADLAKDFEKGTIIGAYHTVFGVFVFPASVIAGWLWQSYSLKYSFLYAAAMSALAMMLMMLVREE, encoded by the coding sequence ATGAATAAAGAAAAGAAAATCTTTGGAATAAGCTGGAACGTATTTCTGTTAGGTATTGTCAGCTTTCTCAATGATATGAGCAGCGAGATGATTGCACCGATTGTTCCGGCATATTTAACTGAAGTTTTGAAGATTGGGAAGCTTGCGAGTGGTTCTATAATGGGTCTCATTGAGAGCTTGAGCTCTCTCTTTAAGGTTATTTTTGGGTATATCAGTGATAAATTCAGGCAGAGGAAGGTTTTTGTAACCCTCGGCTATGCTCTCTCGACGATATCCAAAGGCGCTCTGGCATTCACTCACTCATGGTGGGATTTTTTAAGCTTAAGAATTATTGATAGGGTTGGAAAAGGTGTTAGGACAGCTCCAAGAGATGCTTTGATAGCAGAGTCAACTGAAAAGGGAAAGACGGGTAAATCCTTCGGCTTTCACAGGATGATGGACACCATGGGAGCCTTTGCTGGGCCGTTAGTTGCCATTGGACTTTTGGCTTTATTCTCTAAGTATCCAATTGACGTTGCCTACAGAAGGATTTTCCTCCTATCAGCTCTCCCTGGTGCATTGAGCATCTTAATAATAATCTTCTTTGTAAAGGACACTGGGGGAGAAGTTAAGAAGAAAATCAAAGGAATTTCAGCATTGAAGAGCAGAAATTTGGAGCTGTTTTTGCTCGTGATAGCTATTGGAGCTCTTGGAAGATACAGCTACGCTTTTACAATGTGGAAAGCTCAGGAGCTTGGCTATTCGGTTGTTCAGAGCTTGGGCTTTTATGCGCTCTTTAATGCTATCTATGCGCTATCAGCTTATCCAATAGGTGTTTACTCGGACAAAGTTAGCAAAAAAGCCGTTATTGCTGCTGGATTTGGAGTTGCAACATTGGCAGCTCTGACATTTGCTTATGCAAAAACTCTGTGGATGCTCTTAGTTGGATTTGTTCTTTACGGTGTCTATCTGGCAATTGAGGACACTATTCCAAGGGCTTACATGGCAGATTTAGCTAAGGACTTTGAGAAAGGAACTATAATTGGAGCATATCACACAGTCTTTGGAGTATTTGTCTTTCCAGCGTCAGTAATTGCAGGCTGGCTGTGGCAGAGCTATTCGCTGAAATACAGCTTTCTTTATGCAGCAGCAATGAGTGCATTGGCTATGATGTTGATGATGTTAGTTAGGGAGGAGTAA
- a CDS encoding DHH family phosphoesterase gives MAVKDCPECHGTGKVKVGEKECEVCNGWGYVPADFKLGEHLKGYKNLDYFGVDEEVDEIPCPECHGKGVVPVYDTCPTCGGTGRVLVCDICGKVKEPWEPGMETTWVCPECERKYKVVYILDKTCDYEDVEIGKIYKGVIDRVERFGVFVKLNPHVVGLIKRKDLLGGKEYKPGMEILVQVLDVRPEKREIDFIESALRQYKEVVVRKELPVTPIEELSEELAGKTVRIRGKIIQVQVTGGPTVFTITDGTGITWAAAFEAPGVRAYPNINVGDIVEIIGKVSFHAGEIQIEISDMSRLWGPEAAEVKKRIEEELDKKAQPEDVGFLVESEVLEKLKPKIMKAAFMIRRAIYEGRPILLRHHADTDGYVSGLALESAIVPLLKEVSPDPEAEWHLFKRRPSRAPFYELEDVLKDIIFAVEDSMKFGEPLPLVVIVDNGGTTEDIPAYRRLKAYGVPIVVVDHHDPRDFISEDKAAVDEWVDVHVNPHLVKRGYYELTAGMLATELARFINPKVEDKIKHLPAIAGTGDRSKAPEFEQYKKIAKEAKGLEEEDLKKIAEVIDHEAYYWKFMDGRGIIEEILLLTGNLQRHRKLIDAIYPEVKAKQEKALKASLPHVKSIVLPNGIRFNTIDIELYAPKFEYPSPGKLSGLIHDYFKEKYGEDSPILTLAYGPDFAVIRASDGMAAYGFDLNEIIKVLQEKLPDAGVEGGGHSYAGSIKFFEGKRKEVLEEFAKQVVKLKKNA, from the coding sequence ATGGCAGTTAAAGATTGCCCAGAGTGCCATGGAACTGGGAAAGTAAAAGTAGGCGAGAAGGAGTGTGAGGTCTGCAATGGATGGGGCTATGTTCCGGCTGATTTCAAGCTCGGTGAGCATTTAAAAGGCTACAAAAATCTCGATTATTTCGGCGTTGATGAGGAGGTTGACGAGATCCCATGCCCAGAGTGTCATGGAAAAGGCGTCGTGCCTGTTTATGACACATGCCCAACTTGCGGAGGAACTGGGAGGGTTTTAGTCTGCGATATCTGCGGAAAAGTAAAAGAACCTTGGGAGCCTGGCATGGAGACAACTTGGGTCTGTCCAGAGTGTGAAAGAAAGTATAAGGTTGTCTACATACTCGATAAGACATGCGATTACGAAGATGTTGAAATCGGAAAGATTTACAAGGGTGTTATTGACAGAGTTGAGCGCTTTGGTGTTTTTGTTAAGCTCAATCCTCATGTTGTGGGTTTAATCAAGCGTAAGGATCTGCTTGGAGGCAAGGAATACAAGCCTGGAATGGAAATTCTAGTCCAAGTTTTAGATGTTAGGCCTGAGAAAAGGGAAATAGACTTCATAGAATCAGCATTAAGACAGTACAAGGAAGTAGTCGTAAGGAAAGAGCTCCCTGTTACGCCAATTGAAGAGCTCAGCGAAGAATTAGCCGGGAAGACAGTGAGAATAAGGGGCAAGATAATACAGGTTCAAGTCACGGGTGGTCCAACAGTTTTCACAATAACTGATGGAACTGGCATAACATGGGCAGCTGCCTTTGAAGCCCCAGGTGTGAGAGCTTATCCGAACATAAACGTTGGAGATATAGTTGAAATAATAGGAAAAGTGTCATTCCACGCTGGTGAAATCCAAATAGAGATAAGCGACATGTCAAGACTGTGGGGACCAGAGGCCGCTGAAGTCAAAAAGAGAATTGAGGAGGAGCTTGACAAAAAAGCACAGCCGGAAGATGTGGGCTTCTTGGTTGAGAGCGAAGTTCTTGAAAAGCTTAAACCAAAAATAATGAAGGCGGCCTTCATGATTAGGAGAGCAATCTATGAGGGGAGGCCCATTTTGCTCAGGCACCACGCAGATACAGATGGTTATGTCTCTGGATTGGCTTTGGAGAGTGCCATAGTTCCCCTCTTAAAGGAAGTCTCACCAGACCCAGAGGCGGAGTGGCACCTCTTCAAGAGAAGACCATCAAGAGCACCGTTCTATGAGCTTGAAGACGTCCTAAAGGACATAATTTTTGCTGTCGAGGATTCGATGAAGTTCGGTGAGCCTTTGCCGTTAGTTGTGATAGTTGACAATGGCGGAACAACAGAAGACATTCCAGCATACAGGAGGTTAAAGGCATATGGGGTTCCAATCGTTGTCGTTGATCACCACGACCCGAGAGATTTCATAAGTGAAGACAAAGCGGCAGTTGATGAGTGGGTTGACGTTCATGTCAATCCCCATCTTGTCAAGAGAGGCTACTATGAGCTGACAGCTGGAATGCTAGCAACTGAGCTTGCGAGGTTCATAAACCCGAAAGTAGAAGACAAGATAAAGCACCTCCCAGCCATAGCTGGAACTGGAGATAGGAGCAAGGCTCCAGAATTTGAGCAGTATAAGAAAATCGCAAAGGAAGCGAAAGGACTGGAAGAGGAGGACTTAAAGAAAATTGCCGAAGTCATTGACCATGAGGCATATTATTGGAAGTTCATGGATGGAAGGGGAATAATTGAGGAGATTCTGCTCTTAACTGGCAATCTCCAGAGGCATAGAAAGCTTATTGATGCAATCTATCCGGAGGTTAAGGCAAAACAAGAGAAAGCACTCAAAGCTTCTCTGCCTCATGTAAAGAGCATTGTTTTGCCAAACGGGATAAGGTTCAACACAATTGATATTGAGCTTTATGCTCCAAAGTTCGAGTATCCATCACCAGGAAAACTGAGCGGTTTAATTCACGACTACTTCAAGGAGAAATATGGTGAAGATTCGCCGATATTAACTCTAGCTTATGGTCCAGACTTTGCGGTGATTAGAGCGAGCGATGGGATGGCAGCTTATGGATTCGACCTCAACGAAATTATCAAGGTTCTTCAGGAGAAGCTCCCAGATGCGGGAGTAGAAGGTGGAGGACATAGCTACGCTGGTTCAATAAAGTTCTTTGAAGGCAAGAGAAAAGAAGTTCTTGAGGAGTTTGCAAAGCAGGTTGTTAAATTGAAGAAAAATGCTTAA
- a CDS encoding DUF2240 family protein, which produces MKELKNAILYKGSNEFTKQELIGILVVKLRLMGVKEAKGLIEEALEKGIIEEKDGKLIINEEILEKEESEEDLFTKMVAYIARKLGWTEFEVLEDIKKFSERYGSLDKRIVAYLYGIDKGIDMSEFKDKLEV; this is translated from the coding sequence GTGAAAGAGCTAAAAAATGCTATCCTCTATAAGGGTTCAAACGAATTTACAAAGCAAGAGTTAATTGGAATTCTAGTTGTCAAGCTAAGGCTGATGGGCGTTAAAGAGGCTAAAGGGCTTATAGAAGAAGCACTTGAGAAAGGCATTATCGAAGAAAAAGATGGAAAGCTCATAATTAACGAGGAAATCCTTGAAAAAGAAGAGAGTGAAGAGGATTTATTTACAAAAATGGTAGCGTACATTGCACGAAAACTAGGCTGGACTGAATTTGAGGTCCTCGAGGATATAAAGAAGTTCTCCGAGAGATATGGGAGTTTGGATAAAAGGATTGTAGCTTATCTTTATGGAATTGACAAGGGAATTGACATGTCAGAATTTAAAGACAAACTGGAGGTGTAA
- a CDS encoding PadR family transcriptional regulator → MIRRILLGFMGLHILHHASKEPITGVFMIEELRRHGYEVSPGTIYPLLHKMEISGLLKSRWEVRNGKRIRLYEITPKGLEVLEEGKKKVKELCNEILGDCDE, encoded by the coding sequence ATGATACGACGCATTTTGCTTGGCTTCATGGGATTGCACATACTGCATCATGCAAGTAAAGAACCGATAACTGGCGTGTTCATGATTGAAGAGCTGAGAAGGCATGGCTATGAAGTTAGCCCTGGAACGATATATCCGCTTTTGCATAAGATGGAAATTTCTGGGCTTTTAAAAAGTAGATGGGAAGTTAGGAATGGAAAGAGGATTCGGCTTTATGAAATAACCCCAAAAGGCTTGGAGGTTTTGGAAGAGGGCAAGAAGAAAGTTAAAGAGCTTTGCAATGAAATCTTGGGTGATTGCGATGAATAA
- a CDS encoding M20 family metallopeptidase has translation MFMAEFKLRYGSMKWYVRRIVEAETLEEAKELAERYVKAINKGEVKWELNDIYEVDKPLTITKEMVEKLEKA, from the coding sequence ATGTTCATGGCGGAGTTCAAGCTTAGATACGGTTCTATGAAATGGTACGTCAGAAGGATTGTTGAGGCTGAAACTCTTGAAGAAGCGAAGGAGCTGGCAGAGAGATATGTAAAGGCAATAAACAAGGGAGAAGTTAAGTGGGAGCTGAACGATATTTATGAAGTTGACAAGCCCCTTACAATAACGAAGGAAATGGTGGAGAAGCTCGAAAAAGCTTAG
- a CDS encoding MFS transporter has product MLKKFNRDAKILIALNAIGQLFLQFSFFIMPFYLRALGYSMTDMGIFFSLRTFVGALFFLFAGQISLKIGYKKSLLLGAILGFIGRILQVTALNYYALLLGFLLVGANMGIRQPNFSALLSEEVGDELRHHAFSISFGLGTMFNAVGVLLAGFMPNFLEDTFGLTPQLAYRLVLAFSFLQFLITIPALLIIKDVPVENPKIQWRRELIVKILKFSVPSAIIGLGAGITIPYMQLYFDMRFGVTLAAISGVFFFQQLVMGLGSFTLPKLVDRIGPVKTITLFQSSAALLFAVFPSINIFTLAAFFYIVRSILMNIVWPINDSFMLGFFSTEEKATAVGIRRAFSTFMRGIGNYIGGFLFGISLSYPFYTTATLYIIATLTFYFFFAKYNEA; this is encoded by the coding sequence ATGCTCAAAAAATTCAATAGAGATGCTAAGATATTGATAGCACTGAATGCTATAGGCCAGCTATTTCTCCAGTTCTCTTTCTTCATAATGCCCTTCTATTTGAGAGCGCTTGGATACTCCATGACAGACATGGGAATATTTTTCTCACTAAGAACATTTGTTGGTGCTCTGTTCTTCTTATTCGCTGGCCAGATTTCGCTGAAAATAGGTTACAAAAAATCTCTTCTCCTCGGGGCAATTTTAGGTTTTATTGGTAGAATACTTCAAGTTACAGCTCTGAACTATTATGCCCTCCTGCTTGGATTTCTCCTCGTTGGGGCAAATATGGGAATAAGACAGCCGAACTTCTCTGCTCTCCTTAGTGAAGAAGTAGGAGACGAGCTTAGGCATCATGCATTCTCAATAAGCTTCGGTCTAGGAACAATGTTCAATGCCGTGGGAGTTCTGTTAGCTGGCTTTATGCCAAATTTCTTAGAAGATACTTTTGGATTGACTCCCCAATTGGCATACAGATTAGTGTTAGCATTCTCATTTTTGCAGTTTTTAATCACTATCCCCGCACTTTTAATAATCAAAGACGTCCCAGTAGAGAACCCAAAAATACAATGGAGAAGAGAGTTAATAGTGAAGATCCTCAAGTTCTCAGTCCCCTCAGCAATAATAGGTCTTGGTGCAGGCATAACAATCCCCTACATGCAGCTCTACTTTGATATGCGCTTTGGAGTCACTTTAGCAGCTATAAGCGGTGTTTTCTTCTTCCAGCAACTAGTTATGGGTCTTGGCTCCTTTACACTTCCAAAGCTTGTAGACAGAATAGGTCCAGTAAAAACAATAACACTCTTTCAAAGCTCTGCAGCTTTGCTATTTGCTGTCTTTCCATCAATCAATATATTCACATTAGCCGCTTTCTTCTACATCGTAAGGAGCATATTAATGAACATCGTCTGGCCAATTAATGATTCCTTCATGCTGGGATTTTTCTCAACTGAAGAGAAAGCCACAGCTGTTGGGATCAGAAGAGCATTTTCAACCTTCATGCGTGGAATAGGGAACTATATAGGTGGATTCCTCTTTGGAATATCCCTCAGCTATCCCTTCTATACAACCGCGACTTTATACATAATTGCCACTCTTACATTTTACTTCTTCTTTGCTAAATACAACGAAGCTTAA
- a CDS encoding PaaI family thioesterase codes for MMQRTHNLTSKRLVGEPIKIEDGYAEVKLKTIDEMKVDEYGLVHGGFTFGLADYAAMLAVNEPTVVLGKAEVKFTKPVKVGDELLAKAKVVEDLGRKKVVHVEVFNQSNEKVLEGKFYCYVLEKHVLEQK; via the coding sequence ATCATGCAGAGAACCCATAATTTGACCTCTAAACGATTGGTTGGGGAGCCTATAAAAATTGAAGATGGGTATGCAGAAGTTAAGCTGAAGACTATTGATGAGATGAAAGTTGATGAATATGGATTAGTTCATGGTGGCTTTACCTTTGGATTGGCTGATTACGCTGCTATGCTTGCTGTAAATGAGCCAACAGTTGTTTTGGGAAAAGCTGAAGTAAAGTTCACAAAGCCCGTAAAAGTTGGAGATGAACTTTTAGCTAAAGCAAAAGTTGTGGAAGATTTGGGCAGAAAGAAAGTAGTTCATGTTGAGGTTTTCAACCAGAGCAACGAGAAAGTGCTGGAAGGGAAATTTTACTGCTACGTTTTGGAAAAGCATGTGCTGGAGCAAAAATAA
- a CDS encoding DUF998 domain-containing protein, whose amino-acid sequence MKSNKIFRIGAVSGIALSVLFVIVLTIAISLNPWFSFYKNALSDLGSLKVPTKYIFNCGLILMGLSGIVFSLAAVKYFDSAVMHILTIAMIFLIAVGVFPEEYGKIHSIPAILFYLLSLAGIFYAGILFKERKEKMLSLFSMVGSVVTFILVISTLGKVGLAVPEMIGAVFILSWIVAISYKMLKEVKEEIKAHP is encoded by the coding sequence ATGAAATCTAACAAAATTTTCAGAATTGGGGCTGTTTCAGGCATTGCATTGTCAGTGCTATTTGTTATTGTGCTAACAATTGCAATCAGCTTAAACCCGTGGTTCTCCTTTTACAAGAATGCTCTGAGTGATTTAGGTTCTCTTAAAGTTCCAACAAAGTACATTTTCAATTGTGGGTTAATCCTCATGGGACTTTCTGGCATCGTTTTTTCACTAGCTGCTGTTAAATATTTTGACTCTGCTGTGATGCATATCCTTACAATTGCAATGATATTTTTGATTGCAGTTGGGGTATTCCCTGAGGAATACGGCAAAATACACTCAATTCCAGCGATTTTATTTTACCTATTATCCTTGGCAGGAATATTCTATGCTGGTATTCTGTTTAAAGAGAGAAAAGAGAAAATGCTCTCTCTATTCAGTATGGTAGGCAGCGTTGTTACGTTCATTCTTGTGATTTCAACTCTTGGAAAAGTTGGATTGGCAGTTCCAGAAATGATAGGCGCGGTTTTTATACTCTCTTGGATCGTTGCAATCAGTTATAAAATGCTAAAAGAAGTAAAGGAAGAGATTAAAGCTCATCCATGA
- a CDS encoding MFS transporter: MSLEKYKGFSRDAKLIVAYSFFGWLGGNIVWFIFPFYLKSLGMDFTKIGTLFSISTIVQATLLLISGQISVKLGYKRTILLALSLFFTARLIQVFVPIFWTLLLSSVIVGIAMALEWPSLMALLSGEVSEEKRHYLFTLNSALGTAGAAFGMLLGGILPKVLDGSNPYRRTLLFAALLILIQIALISFVSPVLGKEEKKLKLRRELLVKIAKFSIPSALIGLGAGVTIPYMGLYFNLKFETSLESIGGLFALQQLLMAVGMFSMPILADKVGSVKTIVSFNGSATALIIALPFAPSFLIASVIYIVRTILMNIVNPIWDAFMMRFFSKEERAASIALRSFAWTSTFGIGQYLGGVIFDKSLVLPFLITGFLYAASIAVFWMFFAGYEERVISNSTSF; this comes from the coding sequence ATGAGCCTTGAAAAATACAAAGGATTCAGTAGAGATGCAAAGCTGATTGTAGCTTATTCGTTCTTCGGCTGGCTAGGTGGAAATATAGTATGGTTTATCTTCCCATTTTACCTCAAATCCCTTGGAATGGATTTCACAAAGATTGGAACACTATTCTCGATCTCAACGATAGTCCAAGCTACTCTTTTATTGATTTCCGGGCAAATCAGTGTTAAACTTGGCTACAAAAGAACAATTCTGCTTGCATTGTCTCTATTCTTCACCGCCCGCTTGATTCAAGTTTTCGTACCCATCTTTTGGACCTTGTTATTATCTTCTGTAATTGTTGGAATAGCTATGGCACTTGAGTGGCCTTCTTTGATGGCTTTGCTTAGCGGGGAGGTAAGTGAAGAGAAGAGGCACTATCTGTTCACTCTAAACAGCGCTCTCGGAACAGCTGGAGCAGCTTTTGGAATGCTTTTAGGTGGAATACTGCCAAAAGTCCTTGATGGGTCAAACCCATATAGAAGAACTCTGCTCTTTGCAGCTCTTTTGATTTTGATTCAAATAGCTTTAATATCCTTTGTTTCCCCGGTGCTCGGAAAAGAAGAAAAGAAACTTAAGCTTAGGAGAGAGCTATTAGTGAAGATAGCAAAATTTTCAATTCCTTCAGCTTTAATTGGTTTAGGTGCTGGAGTAACAATCCCATATATGGGCCTTTATTTCAACTTGAAGTTTGAGACGAGTTTAGAAAGTATAGGCGGGCTGTTCGCTCTTCAGCAGCTTCTCATGGCTGTTGGAATGTTCTCCATGCCAATCCTAGCTGATAAAGTCGGAAGTGTGAAAACGATAGTGAGCTTTAACGGAAGCGCCACAGCTCTGATAATTGCTCTCCCCTTTGCCCCAAGCTTTCTGATAGCTTCAGTCATTTACATAGTTAGGACAATTCTTATGAATATCGTCAACCCAATATGGGATGCCTTTATGATGAGGTTTTTCTCTAAGGAAGAAAGGGCAGCTTCAATAGCATTGAGGAGCTTTGCATGGACGTCAACCTTTGGAATTGGCCAGTATCTAGGTGGAGTTATCTTCGATAAATCTTTAGTGCTCCCGTTTCTCATAACCGGCTTTCTATATGCGGCATCTATAGCTGTATTCTGGATGTTCTTTGCTGGATATGAAGAAAGAGTTATAAGCAACAGCACATCTTTTTAA
- a CDS encoding S-layer protein: MRKVLSVMMSFLFLVSIAGAVQGFNFTMNSANAVIVLPTTKIVNGQPLHIGEDAITGSRLGALLVLKGIRQMTYSTYVDVPIEYHSILIEDNDQCYKLNSIDMPDVGINVSDTPVGDAIVIAVNFSRVLYNDTIKKAQFNDRSIEIIFNENTTPLNLGEETNKMVSTVVDGKDTLYIYSYEENSGSKALGETLTVGGWKIKFRDIDTEQEKTLVDITFPSGFPKTDTLYKNKYYILYVDANGDEDFEPFDTYPSARIQELLQNGVKKIFVFSPTDFFIGIGGTRQVTYKYEYYEKIRMYQDGEIYEGQWVWDIDPENNLFTLYLHVDPENNFPKVTLGEGEMLKLPIGGLNIQPVFAKDENGEITGIEGYKFIRIDTIKKKVTVPTTKAEVTNDVNKLIIEDTQLTELPTDKHVIIVGGWVSNKAWELLEQVYGSSTIQSIKDEIMSKGYVIKILDNPRNPEYKVIILAGKDYTLTRKAVEEFMDEL; encoded by the coding sequence ATGAGAAAAGTTCTAAGCGTAATGATGTCTTTTTTGTTTTTAGTATCTATTGCTGGGGCTGTGCAAGGTTTTAACTTCACGATGAACTCAGCAAATGCAGTGATCGTTCTACCAACAACAAAGATAGTTAACGGACAACCACTCCATATAGGAGAAGACGCAATAACTGGATCAAGACTCGGAGCATTGCTTGTGCTGAAAGGGATTAGGCAAATGACATACTCCACATACGTTGATGTGCCAATTGAGTACCACAGCATTCTAATTGAGGACAACGACCAATGTTACAAATTAAACAGCATCGACATGCCAGATGTAGGGATCAACGTTAGCGATACGCCAGTGGGAGATGCAATTGTAATTGCTGTTAACTTTTCAAGAGTGTTGTACAATGACACTATCAAAAAAGCACAGTTCAACGATAGGAGCATTGAGATTATATTCAACGAAAACACAACTCCACTGAACCTTGGAGAAGAAACAAACAAAATGGTTTCTACTGTAGTTGATGGAAAAGACACACTCTACATCTATTCCTATGAAGAGAACTCTGGTTCAAAGGCACTAGGTGAGACACTTACAGTAGGTGGATGGAAGATTAAGTTCAGGGATATTGACACAGAGCAAGAAAAAACTCTTGTTGATATAACATTCCCGAGCGGATTTCCAAAGACCGATACGCTTTACAAGAACAAGTACTACATCCTCTATGTTGACGCAAACGGTGATGAAGACTTTGAGCCATTCGATACATACCCATCAGCAAGGATCCAAGAACTCCTGCAGAACGGAGTTAAGAAAATCTTCGTGTTTTCACCAACAGATTTCTTCATTGGAATTGGCGGAACAAGGCAAGTAACGTACAAGTACGAGTACTACGAAAAGATCAGAATGTACCAAGATGGAGAAATTTATGAAGGACAGTGGGTTTGGGACATTGACCCAGAAAACAACCTCTTCACTCTCTACCTACATGTTGATCCAGAAAACAACTTCCCAAAAGTTACACTTGGAGAGGGAGAAATGCTAAAGCTTCCAATTGGTGGACTCAACATACAGCCCGTGTTTGCAAAAGACGAGAACGGGGAGATAACAGGAATTGAAGGTTACAAATTTATCAGAATAGACACAATAAAGAAGAAAGTAACGGTGCCAACAACAAAAGCAGAAGTTACAAACGATGTAAATAAACTCATAATCGAAGACACACAGCTCACAGAGTTACCCACTGACAAGCATGTGATAATTGTAGGTGGATGGGTCAGCAACAAGGCATGGGAGCTACTAGAGCAAGTTTATGGCTCAAGCACAATCCAGAGCATAAAAGACGAAATAATGAGTAAAGGATACGTTATCAAGATACTCGACAATCCACGCAATCCAGAATACAAAGTCATAATACTCGCAGGCAAAGACTACACACTAACGAGAAAAGCCGTTGAAGAATTCATGGATGAGCTTTAA